A single genomic interval of Zingiber officinale cultivar Zhangliang chromosome 4A, Zo_v1.1, whole genome shotgun sequence harbors:
- the LOC121970769 gene encoding uncharacterized protein LOC121970769 isoform X2, whose protein sequence is MSSFRSTLLPRSHGPTGTPPLFTLPLLLEFLRSAPSAKRKMANPFLLFLPIASWFLQIWASDVLFYESFDEPFDGRWIVSRKGDYGERVNEPVKARKIHVVREMKIQRNIMTTSKDRQDPTTATVRVNLLKELREILHQTGGWHRKLHVPALGSTFTSDVHVGELETRLDVDFASSRDSTRSLSHIWNFSLSDLTTDRENLDLGAIGDYSDSPFLSFGSDLLLDLPVEDDSGEDKAYINRAEETN, encoded by the exons ATGTCGTCTTTTCGCTCCACCCTACTTCCGCGCTCTCATGGTCCAACCGGCACCCCTCCGCTCTTCACTCTCCCTCTTTTGTTAGAGTTCCTGCGATCCGCTCCTTCGGCTAAGCGCAAGATGGCCAAccccttcctcctcttcttgccgaTCGCGTCTTGGTTTCTACAGATTTGGGCATCGGATGTG CTGTTCTACGAGTCGTTTGATGAACCTTTTGATGGTCGGTGGATCGTCTCAAGGAAGGGGGACTATGGAG AACGAGTGAATGAACCAGTAAAAGCTCGAAAAATCCACGTCGTCAGAGAAATGAAGATCCAGAGAAATATAATGACGACAAGCAAAGATCGACAAGATCCAACGACAGCAACCGTGAGAGTAAACCTGCTGAAAGAGCTGCGAGAAATCCTACATCAGACAGGAGGTTGGCATCGGAAG TTGCATGTTCCAGCTCTTGGTTCAACATTCACATCTGATGTACATGTCGGAGAATTGGAAACCCGACTAGATGTTGATTTTGCATCTTCAAGAGACTCTACCAGGTCGTTAAGCCATATTTGGAACTTCAGCCTTTCAGATCTAACAACCGACCGCGAAAACTTAG ATCTTGGAGCAATTGGCGACTACAGTGACTCCCCATTCCTTTCATTTGGTTCAGATCTCTTGCTCGATTTGCCAGTTGAGGATGAT TCAGGTGAAGAtaaagcatatataaacaggGCTGAGGAAACAAATTAG
- the LOC121970769 gene encoding uncharacterized protein LOC121970769 isoform X1, whose protein sequence is MSSFRSTLLPRSHGPTGTPPLFTLPLLLEFLRSAPSAKRKMANPFLLFLPIASWFLQIWASDVLFYESFDEPFDGRWIVSRKGDYGERVNEPVKARKIHVVREMKIQRNIMTTSKDRQDPTTATVRVNLLKELREILHQTGGWHRKLHVPALGSTFTSDVHVGELETRLDVDFASSRDSTRSLSHIWNFSLSDLTTDRENLDLGAIGDYSDSPFLSFGSDLLLDLPVEDDVVEYFADQISGSSLQSGEDKAYINRAEETN, encoded by the exons ATGTCGTCTTTTCGCTCCACCCTACTTCCGCGCTCTCATGGTCCAACCGGCACCCCTCCGCTCTTCACTCTCCCTCTTTTGTTAGAGTTCCTGCGATCCGCTCCTTCGGCTAAGCGCAAGATGGCCAAccccttcctcctcttcttgccgaTCGCGTCTTGGTTTCTACAGATTTGGGCATCGGATGTG CTGTTCTACGAGTCGTTTGATGAACCTTTTGATGGTCGGTGGATCGTCTCAAGGAAGGGGGACTATGGAG AACGAGTGAATGAACCAGTAAAAGCTCGAAAAATCCACGTCGTCAGAGAAATGAAGATCCAGAGAAATATAATGACGACAAGCAAAGATCGACAAGATCCAACGACAGCAACCGTGAGAGTAAACCTGCTGAAAGAGCTGCGAGAAATCCTACATCAGACAGGAGGTTGGCATCGGAAG TTGCATGTTCCAGCTCTTGGTTCAACATTCACATCTGATGTACATGTCGGAGAATTGGAAACCCGACTAGATGTTGATTTTGCATCTTCAAGAGACTCTACCAGGTCGTTAAGCCATATTTGGAACTTCAGCCTTTCAGATCTAACAACCGACCGCGAAAACTTAG ATCTTGGAGCAATTGGCGACTACAGTGACTCCCCATTCCTTTCATTTGGTTCAGATCTCTTGCTCGATTTGCCAGTTGAGGATGATGTAG TTGAGTATTTTGCTGATCAAATAAGTGGCTCGAGCTTGCAGTCAGGTGAAGAtaaagcatatataaacaggGCTGAGGAAACAAATTAG
- the LOC121970769 gene encoding uncharacterized protein LOC121970769 isoform X4, with amino-acid sequence MSSFRSTLLPRSHGPTGTPPLFTLPLLLEFLRSAPSAKRKMANPFLLFLPIASWFLQIWASDVLFYESFDEPFDGRWIVSRKGDYGERVNEPVKARKIHVVREMKIQRNIMTTSKDRQDPTTATVRVNLLKELREILHQTGGWHRKLHVPALGSTFTSDVHVGELETRLDVDFASSRDSTRSLSHIWNFSLSDLTTDRENLDLGAIGDYSDSPFLSFGSDLLLDLPVEDDVVR; translated from the exons ATGTCGTCTTTTCGCTCCACCCTACTTCCGCGCTCTCATGGTCCAACCGGCACCCCTCCGCTCTTCACTCTCCCTCTTTTGTTAGAGTTCCTGCGATCCGCTCCTTCGGCTAAGCGCAAGATGGCCAAccccttcctcctcttcttgccgaTCGCGTCTTGGTTTCTACAGATTTGGGCATCGGATGTG CTGTTCTACGAGTCGTTTGATGAACCTTTTGATGGTCGGTGGATCGTCTCAAGGAAGGGGGACTATGGAG AACGAGTGAATGAACCAGTAAAAGCTCGAAAAATCCACGTCGTCAGAGAAATGAAGATCCAGAGAAATATAATGACGACAAGCAAAGATCGACAAGATCCAACGACAGCAACCGTGAGAGTAAACCTGCTGAAAGAGCTGCGAGAAATCCTACATCAGACAGGAGGTTGGCATCGGAAG TTGCATGTTCCAGCTCTTGGTTCAACATTCACATCTGATGTACATGTCGGAGAATTGGAAACCCGACTAGATGTTGATTTTGCATCTTCAAGAGACTCTACCAGGTCGTTAAGCCATATTTGGAACTTCAGCCTTTCAGATCTAACAACCGACCGCGAAAACTTAG ATCTTGGAGCAATTGGCGACTACAGTGACTCCCCATTCCTTTCATTTGGTTCAGATCTCTTGCTCGATTTGCCAGTTGAGGATGATGTAG TCAGGTGA
- the LOC121970769 gene encoding uncharacterized protein LOC121970769 isoform X3: MSSFRSTLLPRSHGPTGTPPLFTLPLLLEFLRSAPSAKRKMANPFLLFLPIASWFLQIWASDVLFYESFDEPFDGRWIVSRKGDYGERVNEPVKARKIHVVREMKIQRNIMTTSKDRQDPTTATVRVNLLKELREILHQTGGWHRKLHVPALGSTFTSDVHVGELETRLDVDFASSRDSTRSLSHIWNFSLSDLTTDRENLDLGAIGDYSDSPFLSFGSDLLLDLPVEDDLSILLIK; encoded by the exons ATGTCGTCTTTTCGCTCCACCCTACTTCCGCGCTCTCATGGTCCAACCGGCACCCCTCCGCTCTTCACTCTCCCTCTTTTGTTAGAGTTCCTGCGATCCGCTCCTTCGGCTAAGCGCAAGATGGCCAAccccttcctcctcttcttgccgaTCGCGTCTTGGTTTCTACAGATTTGGGCATCGGATGTG CTGTTCTACGAGTCGTTTGATGAACCTTTTGATGGTCGGTGGATCGTCTCAAGGAAGGGGGACTATGGAG AACGAGTGAATGAACCAGTAAAAGCTCGAAAAATCCACGTCGTCAGAGAAATGAAGATCCAGAGAAATATAATGACGACAAGCAAAGATCGACAAGATCCAACGACAGCAACCGTGAGAGTAAACCTGCTGAAAGAGCTGCGAGAAATCCTACATCAGACAGGAGGTTGGCATCGGAAG TTGCATGTTCCAGCTCTTGGTTCAACATTCACATCTGATGTACATGTCGGAGAATTGGAAACCCGACTAGATGTTGATTTTGCATCTTCAAGAGACTCTACCAGGTCGTTAAGCCATATTTGGAACTTCAGCCTTTCAGATCTAACAACCGACCGCGAAAACTTAG ATCTTGGAGCAATTGGCGACTACAGTGACTCCCCATTCCTTTCATTTGGTTCAGATCTCTTGCTCGATTTGCCAGTTGAGGATGAT TTGAGTATTTTGCTGATCAAATAA
- the LOC121972697 gene encoding uncharacterized protein LOC121972697 — MVESSPPWDSKKGKTTVLKEEPRVELEEQVSFSPRVLEENLPKAYKPPAIGEYDGSKDPEDHLHKFRNAALLHQYSDVVKCRVFLNTLSGSTQKWFDGLPHGSIIYFQDFKTTFLHHFASSMKYQKTDHCLFALKQGPAEPLRSYIKRFNQVAQDAPSATSEILMSAFSHGLVEGEFFRALIRDPVKNFDEMLEKAASYINVEEVQVASRKADKAPEFVINPERRMPQPPAQPLPRARET; from the coding sequence ATGGTGGAAAGTTCTCCGCCCTGGGACTCGAAGAAAGGGAAAACTACAGTCCTCAAGGAAGAGCCTCGAGTGGAACTTGAAGAGCAAGTGTCTTTCTCCCCAAGGGTATTAGAAGAGAATCTACCTAAAGCGTATAAGCCCCCTGCTATCGGAGAATATGACGGTAGCAAAGACCCGGAAGATCATCTTCATAAATTTAGGAATGCAGCGCTGTTACATCAATACAGTGATGTCGTTAAATGTCGGGTATTCCTGAATACTTTATCTGGTTCAACGCAGAAATGGTTTGATGGACTGCCGCATGGGTCCATCATCTACTTCCAAGACTTCAAGACCACTTTCctgcaccacttcgctagcagcatGAAATATCAGAAGACAGATCATTGCCTCTTCGCCCTCAAGCAAGGGCCAGCCGAACCTCTGAGGAGTTATATTAAACGCTTTAACCAAGTGGCTCAGGATGCCCCATCTGCCACTTCGGAAATATTAATGAGCGCATTCTCCCATGGATTGGTAGAAGGAGAGTTCTTCAGAGCTCTCATCCGAGATCCTGtgaagaattttgatgagatgttgGAAAAGGCCGCCAgttatatcaacgtggaggaggtACAGGTAGCAAGTAGGAAAGCGGACAAAGCTCCTGAGTTCGTCATAAATCCAGAAAGAAGGATGCCCCAACCACCCGCCCAACCTCTTCCTCGCGCCCGGGAAACCTGA